From Rhodococcus antarcticus, the proteins below share one genomic window:
- a CDS encoding excinuclease ABC subunit UvrA, whose translation MTTDPFVRVRGADENNLRHVDVDVPRDAVVAFTGVSGSGKSSLAFGTIYAEAQRRYLESVAPYARRLFTQATNPRVESISGLPPAVALQQRRGAPSSRSSVGTVTTLSNSLRMLYSRTGSYPDGAPRLDSDSFSPNTVAGACPQCHGLGVAHTVTEATLVPDATLTIREGAIAAWPGAWQAKNLRDVLTVLGHDVDVPWCDLPQADRDWILFTDEQPVVQVHPQRDRVAKPYKGRFWSARRHVLHTLADSPSEAQRARALRHMVSSTCPTCGGAGLTPAALAVTVAGRSIAELGALPLSELVTVLDAPADGEVAATITDDLLRRLAVLDDLGLGYLALGRSTTTLSPGEMQRLRIATQLRSGLFGVVYVLDEPSAGLHPADAEPLQEVLTALVASGNSVFVVEHDMDVARAADWLVDVGPRAGEGGGRVLYSGPPAGLADVPESRTREFLHPDPTGRVTRTPRTPTGWLRLRGVHRHNLDGLDVDLPLGVLTAVTGVSGSGKSTLVSQVLPEVVGPGSTPDDEDDTSATDVRRVEGAEAVDRLVRVDQKPIGRTPRSTPATYTGLFDAVRQAFAATGTARERGYTAGRFSFNVAGGRCETCSGEGFVAVELLFLPGSYGPCPVCHGARFTPETLEVRWNGLDVGQVLALTVDAAVEHLAALPAAARALDALQQVGLGYLRLGQPATELSGGEGQRIKLATELQRVPRGHTLYLLDEPTTGLHPADVRLLLTQLHRLVDTGSTVVVVEHDMDVVAAADHVLDMGPGGGDAGGRVVATGTPAEVAANPRSRTAPFLARRLPVPD comes from the coding sequence GTGACCACCGACCCGTTCGTCCGGGTGCGCGGCGCCGACGAGAACAACCTGCGCCACGTCGACGTGGACGTCCCGCGCGACGCCGTCGTGGCCTTCACCGGGGTCTCCGGCTCGGGCAAGTCCTCGCTGGCGTTCGGCACCATCTACGCCGAGGCCCAGCGCCGCTACCTGGAGTCGGTGGCGCCCTACGCCCGGCGGCTGTTCACCCAGGCCACCAACCCCCGGGTCGAGTCGATCAGCGGGCTGCCCCCGGCGGTGGCCCTGCAGCAGCGGCGCGGGGCCCCGAGCTCGCGGTCCTCGGTCGGCACCGTCACCACGCTCTCGAACTCGCTGCGGATGCTGTACTCGCGCACCGGTTCCTACCCGGACGGTGCCCCACGGCTGGACTCGGACTCCTTCTCCCCCAACACCGTGGCCGGGGCGTGCCCGCAGTGCCACGGCCTCGGCGTCGCGCACACCGTCACCGAGGCCACCCTGGTGCCGGACGCCACCCTGACCATCCGCGAGGGCGCGATCGCCGCCTGGCCCGGGGCGTGGCAGGCCAAGAACCTGCGCGACGTGCTCACCGTGCTCGGCCACGACGTGGACGTCCCCTGGTGCGACCTGCCCCAGGCCGACCGCGACTGGATCCTGTTCACCGACGAGCAGCCCGTGGTGCAGGTACACCCGCAGCGCGACCGGGTGGCCAAGCCGTACAAGGGCCGGTTCTGGAGCGCGCGGCGCCACGTGCTGCACACCCTGGCCGACTCCCCCAGCGAGGCCCAGCGCGCCCGCGCCCTGCGACACATGGTCTCCAGCACCTGCCCCACGTGCGGCGGGGCCGGCCTCACCCCCGCCGCGCTGGCCGTCACCGTGGCCGGGCGCAGCATCGCCGAGCTGGGCGCGCTGCCGCTGTCCGAGCTCGTCACCGTGCTGGACGCCCCGGCCGACGGGGAGGTGGCGGCCACCATCACCGACGACCTCCTGCGCCGCCTGGCCGTGCTCGACGACCTCGGCCTGGGCTACCTGGCCCTCGGCCGCTCCACCACCACGCTCTCGCCCGGCGAGATGCAGCGCCTGCGCATCGCGACCCAGCTGCGCTCGGGGCTGTTCGGCGTGGTCTACGTGCTGGACGAGCCCTCCGCCGGGCTGCACCCCGCCGACGCCGAGCCGCTGCAGGAGGTGCTCACCGCACTCGTCGCCTCGGGCAACTCGGTCTTCGTCGTCGAGCACGACATGGACGTGGCGCGGGCCGCCGACTGGCTCGTGGACGTCGGACCGCGCGCGGGTGAGGGCGGGGGGCGGGTGCTCTACAGCGGGCCGCCGGCCGGGCTCGCCGACGTGCCGGAGTCCCGCACCCGGGAGTTCCTGCACCCCGACCCGACCGGGCGGGTCACCCGCACCCCGCGCACGCCGACGGGGTGGCTGCGGCTGCGCGGGGTGCACCGGCACAACCTCGACGGCCTCGACGTCGACCTGCCGCTGGGCGTGCTCACCGCCGTCACCGGGGTGTCCGGATCGGGGAAGTCCACCCTGGTCAGCCAGGTGCTGCCGGAGGTGGTGGGTCCGGGCTCGACGCCGGACGACGAGGACGACACCAGTGCGACCGACGTCCGCCGGGTCGAGGGCGCCGAGGCCGTCGACCGGCTCGTGCGGGTGGACCAGAAGCCGATCGGGCGCACCCCGCGCTCCACGCCGGCCACCTACACGGGGCTGTTCGACGCGGTGCGCCAGGCCTTCGCGGCCACCGGCACCGCCCGCGAGCGGGGCTACACCGCGGGCCGGTTCTCCTTCAACGTCGCCGGCGGGCGGTGCGAGACGTGCTCGGGCGAGGGGTTCGTCGCCGTCGAGCTGCTGTTCCTGCCCGGCAGCTACGGCCCCTGCCCGGTCTGCCACGGTGCCCGGTTCACCCCGGAGACCCTCGAGGTGCGGTGGAACGGGCTCGACGTCGGCCAGGTGCTGGCGCTGACCGTCGACGCCGCCGTCGAGCACCTGGCCGCGCTGCCCGCCGCGGCCCGCGCCCTGGACGCGCTGCAGCAGGTGGGCCTGGGCTACCTGCGCCTGGGCCAGCCCGCCACCGAGCTCTCGGGAGGGGAGGGCCAGCGCATCAAGCTCGCCACCGAGCTCCAGCGCGTCCCCCGTGGACACACCCTCTACCTGCTCGACGAGCCGACCACGGGTCTGCACCCGGCCGACGTGCGGCTGCTGCTCACCCAGCTGCACCGCCTGGTCGACACCGGGTCCACCGTGGTGGTCGTGGAGCACGACATGGACGTGGTGGCCGCCGCGGACCACGTCCTCGACATGGGTCCGGGCGGGGGTGACGCAGGGGGCCGGGTGGTCGCGACAGGCACTCCGGCCGAGGTGGCGGCGAACCCCCGCAGCCGCACGGCACCGTTCCTCGCCCGCCGCCTCCCCGTCCCGGACTAG
- the idi gene encoding isopentenyl-diphosphate Delta-isomerase, with product MDEELVVLLDEDGHATGTLPKRLTHHADTPLHLGFSCYLLDPRGRLLVTRRAVAKASFGGVWTNTVCGHPGPGEPHAQAVARRARFELGVGVRSVTAALPRFRYRAEQGGVVENEWCPVYLAVTDDEPVREPSEVEEHRWTTWEEFLADSRADPATWSPWCLEQSAQLESAGLVTAFRAQVLAAA from the coding sequence GTGGACGAGGAGCTCGTGGTGCTGCTGGACGAGGACGGGCACGCCACCGGAACACTGCCCAAGCGGTTGACCCACCACGCGGACACCCCGCTGCACCTCGGCTTCTCCTGCTACCTGCTCGACCCGCGGGGGCGTCTGCTGGTCACCCGGCGGGCGGTGGCCAAGGCCTCGTTCGGGGGGGTGTGGACGAACACCGTGTGCGGGCACCCCGGTCCGGGGGAGCCGCACGCGCAGGCCGTGGCCCGCCGCGCCCGCTTCGAGCTGGGGGTGGGCGTGCGCTCGGTGACCGCAGCGCTGCCCCGCTTCCGCTACCGCGCCGAGCAGGGTGGCGTGGTGGAGAACGAGTGGTGCCCGGTGTACCTCGCGGTCACCGACGACGAGCCGGTCCGCGAGCCCAGCGAGGTCGAGGAGCACCGCTGGACCACGTGGGAGGAGTTCCTGGCCGACAGCCGCGCCGACCCCGCCACCTGGTCACCGTGGTGCCTCGAGCAGTCGGCGCAGCTCGAGTCGGCCGGGCTGGTGACGGCGTTCCGGGCGCAGGTCCTGGCCGCCGCCTGA
- a CDS encoding aldo/keto reductase, which produces MSWGYTAAERDDSASVAVLHRALEIGVTLVDTADVYGPFHNEELVGRALRARRDHAVLATKAGLVADDQRSITRNGRPEHLRAACEASLQRLDTDHVDLYQLHRVDPDVPIEESWGAMAELVAAGKVRALGLSEVGVEELERAHAVHPVSSLQSELSLWTRGPINDGTLDWCVQHGAAFLPFAPLGRGFLTGTLRPGSFADDDFRAANPRFSDEAMAANQAIVDAVRTVAARHEASAAQVALAWLLALGEAVLPIPGTKRLTYLEENAAAAQLDLTPTDLAELDALPTASGERY; this is translated from the coding sequence ATGAGCTGGGGCTACACGGCCGCCGAGCGGGACGACTCCGCCTCGGTCGCCGTGCTGCACCGGGCCCTGGAGATCGGGGTGACCCTCGTCGACACTGCCGACGTCTACGGTCCGTTCCACAACGAGGAGCTGGTCGGCCGGGCGTTGCGGGCCCGCCGTGACCACGCGGTGCTCGCCACCAAGGCGGGTCTCGTCGCCGACGACCAGCGCTCCATCACGCGCAACGGTCGGCCCGAGCACCTCCGGGCTGCCTGCGAGGCCTCCCTGCAGCGCCTGGACACCGACCACGTGGACCTCTACCAGCTGCACCGGGTGGACCCGGACGTCCCGATCGAGGAGAGCTGGGGCGCCATGGCCGAGCTGGTCGCGGCCGGCAAGGTGCGTGCGCTGGGACTCTCCGAGGTGGGGGTCGAGGAGCTGGAGCGTGCCCACGCCGTGCACCCCGTCAGCAGCCTGCAGTCGGAGCTGTCGCTGTGGACCCGGGGCCCGATCAACGACGGCACCCTGGACTGGTGCGTGCAGCACGGGGCCGCGTTCCTGCCGTTCGCGCCGCTGGGCCGGGGCTTCCTCACCGGCACGCTGCGTCCCGGCAGCTTCGCCGACGACGACTTCCGCGCCGCCAACCCGCGCTTCAGCGACGAGGCGATGGCCGCGAACCAGGCGATCGTGGACGCTGTGCGGACCGTCGCGGCCCGGCACGAGGCGTCGGCCGCGCAGGTCGCCCTGGCCTGGTTGCTGGCCCTCGGCGAGGCGGTGCTGCCCATCCCGGGGACCAAGCGGCTCACCTACCTGGAGGAGAACGCGGCCGCAGCCCAGCTGGACCTCACCCCGACCGACCTCGCCGAGCTCGACGCGCTGCCGACGGCCTCCGGCGAGCGCTACTGA
- a CDS encoding FAD-dependent oxidoreductase: MTETMLLEARYDVVVIGGGPAGLAGAVALGRSLRTVLVADAGRPRNAPAAHAHNYLGREGVPPQELLADGRAEARGYGVQVHEGTVTAAVRTDDGFTVTLADGTTTRARRLLVTSGLRDVLPDVPGLAQRWGRDVLHCPFCHGWEVRGQRLVVLGTGPMAAHQAGLFRQLSDDVTLLLHGDVDEPPVEVLAGLTARGVRVLRGRAVALEVTDDAVTGLRLEDGGLVPARAVVVATGLDAISSLPSGLDLEPTELVVAGTVLGRHLAVDATGATAVAGVWAAGNVANPMAQVVVAAAAGLTAGAAVNADLVAEDTRHAVDDLRRTAEWDEVFGETQRFSGNVNDGLVQEVAGLAPGTALDLGCGEGGDVVWLAQQGWTVTGVDVSPVALERAAAAARAAGVAVTLTRTDLASSFPTGSFDLVSMQFLHSREEVSPGPALLRRAASVVAPGGLLLVVGHEGEPDFVDAHGHPVDHEVPTLPTLAEVRDPLERPGWEVLKAESWSHDHAFPDGSHGHRGNFTVLVRRS, encoded by the coding sequence ATGACCGAGACGATGTTGCTGGAGGCACGCTACGACGTCGTGGTGATCGGGGGAGGCCCCGCCGGTCTGGCCGGGGCAGTGGCGCTGGGGCGCTCGCTGCGCACGGTGCTGGTGGCGGACGCGGGCCGTCCCCGCAACGCCCCCGCGGCGCACGCCCACAACTACCTCGGCCGCGAGGGGGTCCCGCCGCAGGAGCTGCTCGCCGACGGCCGCGCCGAGGCCCGGGGCTACGGGGTGCAGGTCCACGAGGGCACCGTGACCGCCGCGGTGCGCACCGACGACGGCTTCACCGTCACCCTCGCCGACGGCACCACCACCCGCGCCCGTCGGCTGCTGGTCACCAGTGGGCTGCGGGACGTGCTCCCCGACGTGCCCGGTCTGGCGCAGCGCTGGGGCCGCGACGTGCTGCACTGCCCGTTCTGCCACGGCTGGGAGGTCCGTGGGCAGCGGCTGGTGGTGCTGGGCACCGGCCCGATGGCCGCGCACCAGGCGGGGCTGTTCCGCCAGCTCAGCGACGACGTGACGCTGCTGCTGCACGGTGACGTGGACGAGCCGCCCGTCGAGGTGCTCGCCGGGCTGACCGCCCGGGGGGTCCGGGTGCTGCGCGGACGAGCCGTGGCGCTGGAGGTCACCGACGACGCGGTCACCGGGCTGCGGCTGGAGGACGGCGGTCTCGTGCCGGCGCGGGCGGTCGTCGTCGCGACCGGGCTGGACGCGATCTCCAGCCTGCCCAGCGGCCTCGACCTGGAACCGACCGAGCTGGTGGTCGCGGGCACGGTGCTCGGCCGTCACCTCGCGGTCGACGCCACGGGGGCGACCGCGGTGGCGGGGGTGTGGGCCGCCGGGAACGTGGCCAACCCGATGGCGCAGGTGGTCGTCGCTGCCGCGGCGGGGCTCACGGCGGGCGCGGCCGTCAACGCCGACCTGGTGGCCGAGGACACCCGGCACGCGGTGGACGACCTCCGGCGCACCGCGGAGTGGGACGAGGTGTTCGGCGAGACCCAGCGGTTCAGCGGCAACGTCAACGACGGACTCGTCCAGGAGGTGGCGGGGCTGGCGCCGGGCACCGCGCTGGACCTCGGGTGCGGCGAGGGCGGGGACGTGGTGTGGCTGGCCCAGCAGGGGTGGACCGTGACCGGGGTCGACGTCTCACCGGTCGCGCTGGAGCGGGCCGCGGCCGCGGCGAGAGCGGCGGGGGTGGCGGTCACGCTGACCCGCACCGACCTCGCCTCGTCGTTCCCCACCGGCTCCTTCGACCTCGTGAGCATGCAGTTCCTGCACTCCCGGGAGGAGGTCTCGCCCGGACCCGCGCTGCTGCGCCGAGCGGCCTCCGTCGTCGCCCCGGGCGGGCTGCTGCTCGTCGTCGGGCACGAGGGCGAGCCGGACTTCGTCGACGCGCACGGGCACCCCGTGGACCACGAGGTGCCGACGCTGCCCACCCTGGCCGAGGTCCGCGACCCGCTCGAGCGGCCCGGGTGGGAGGTGCTGAAGGCGGAGTCCTGGTCGCACGACCACGCCTTCCCCGACGGCAGCCACGGCCACCGCGGGAACTTCACGGTCCTCGTCCGGAGGTCCTGA
- the hrpA gene encoding ATP-dependent RNA helicase HrpA, producing the protein MTTTSPTLADLRARLPELSLRDEHRLGQKLRGGRRGAPTNLDQIAQEVAAAELRASNRRAAVPELRYPDQLPVVQRREDILAAIRDHQVVVVAGETGSGKTTQIPKICLELGRGVRGLIGHTQPRRIAARTVAERIAEELDTPLGEAVGYTVRFTDQVGDNTLVKLMTDGILLAEVQRDALLRRYDTLIIDEAHERSLNIDFLLGYLKQLLPRRPDLKVIITSATIDPQKFAEHFGNADGPAPIVEVSGRTFPVEVRYRPLTVESGTHEDGTPATVDRDPVDAVCEAVEELGHAGDGDVLVFLSGEREIRDTADALRERNLRATEILPLYARLSAAEQHRVFQPPPAGTRRRVVLATNVAETSLTVPGIRYVVDPGTARISRYSVRTKVQRLPIEPVSRASANQRAGRCGRVADGICIRLYSEDDYESRPEFTDPEILRTNLASVILQMSALGLGDIAAFPFLQPPDSRAIKDGVSLLEELGALDPAEPDPRKRLLPAGRELAALPVDPRMARMLLQAHREGCLAEALVIVAALSIQDPRERPVEHQQAADERHARFNDPTSDFLAYVNLWNHLREQRDTLSSNQFRKQCKTDFLHWLRIREWQDLHGQLRSITRGLGWTVNPSPAAPDTVHKALLAGLLSHLGLKEGETREMQGARGAKFVVWPGSSLARKTPRWVMVGELVETSRLWGRTAAKIEPEWAEALAGHLLRRTYSEPHWSTKRQSVMAYERVTLYGIPLVAQRAVQYGSIDREVSRELFLRHALVQGEWRTNHRFFHANRALLEDVEELESRARRRDILVDDETLFDFYDQRVGPEVVSARHFDTWWKQARRADPELLTFTPEVVTNPAAAAVVDGDYPDAWRQGEIVLPLTYSFDPGSAASGRGADGVTVHVPVDLLNQVRPVGFDWLVPGMRSELVTALIKSLPKVLRRNVVPAPDYAAAVLARVRPRSGPLTEVVAEALWSLSGHEIGAAGFDTTALPAHLRMTFRVLGPDGQQGGAGRVLGEGKDLEALRRELQPRVRTAVSQAVQGVERAGLTAWTVGELPRTVEHAVGGRTVRGYPALVDDGETVAVRVLPSAAEQRRAMAAGLRRMLLLGVGSPNKAVVGGMSNAAKLALSQNPHGSVAALLEDCTSAALDAIVAEAGGPVWSGEGFAALQTRVRTQLPARTSAVLAAVRPVLEAAQAVRLALAGVRGEPADDVGAQLAALVHPGFVVETGQARLVDVVRYLKGAQRRLESLPGSAPRDRAGMVVLGRVQAELTALVAALPPERRDDPDVLELGWMEQELRISLFAQTLRTPYPISEQRIYKALDVVPR; encoded by the coding sequence ATGACCACCACCTCCCCGACGCTCGCCGACCTCCGCGCCCGGCTGCCCGAGCTGAGCCTGCGCGACGAGCACCGCCTCGGCCAGAAGCTCCGCGGCGGCCGCCGGGGCGCACCGACGAACCTGGACCAGATCGCCCAGGAGGTCGCGGCCGCCGAGCTGCGCGCGAGCAACCGCCGCGCCGCCGTCCCGGAGCTGCGGTACCCCGACCAGCTCCCGGTCGTGCAGCGCCGCGAGGACATCCTGGCGGCCATCCGGGACCACCAGGTCGTCGTCGTCGCGGGCGAGACCGGCTCCGGCAAGACCACCCAGATCCCCAAGATCTGCCTGGAGCTCGGCCGCGGCGTCCGCGGTCTCATCGGGCACACCCAGCCCCGCCGCATCGCCGCGCGCACCGTCGCCGAGCGCATCGCCGAGGAGCTCGACACCCCGCTGGGCGAGGCCGTCGGCTACACCGTCCGCTTCACCGACCAGGTGGGTGACAACACCCTGGTCAAGCTCATGACCGACGGCATCCTGCTCGCCGAGGTCCAGCGCGACGCCCTGCTGCGCCGCTACGACACCCTCATCATCGACGAGGCCCACGAGCGCAGCCTCAACATCGACTTCCTGCTGGGCTACCTCAAGCAGCTGCTGCCGCGCCGACCCGACCTCAAGGTCATCATCACCTCGGCCACCATCGACCCGCAGAAGTTCGCCGAGCACTTCGGCAACGCCGACGGACCCGCCCCCATCGTCGAGGTCTCCGGACGCACGTTCCCGGTCGAGGTCCGCTACCGCCCGCTGACCGTGGAGTCGGGCACCCACGAGGACGGCACCCCGGCCACCGTCGACCGCGACCCGGTGGACGCCGTGTGCGAGGCCGTCGAGGAGCTGGGCCACGCCGGCGACGGGGACGTGCTCGTGTTCCTCTCCGGCGAGCGCGAGATCCGGGACACCGCCGACGCCCTCCGCGAGCGGAACCTGCGGGCGACGGAGATCCTGCCGCTGTACGCGCGGCTCTCCGCGGCCGAGCAGCACCGGGTTTTCCAGCCGCCGCCGGCCGGCACCCGGCGCCGGGTGGTGCTGGCCACCAACGTCGCGGAGACCTCGCTGACCGTGCCGGGCATCCGCTACGTGGTGGACCCGGGCACCGCCCGCATCTCCCGCTACAGCGTGCGGACCAAGGTGCAGCGGCTGCCCATCGAGCCGGTCAGCCGGGCGAGCGCGAACCAGCGGGCCGGCCGGTGCGGTCGCGTGGCCGACGGGATCTGCATCCGGCTGTACTCCGAGGACGACTACGAGTCCCGCCCGGAGTTCACCGACCCGGAGATCCTGCGCACCAACCTCGCCTCGGTGATCCTGCAGATGAGCGCGCTGGGCCTGGGCGACATCGCGGCCTTCCCGTTCCTGCAGCCGCCGGACTCCCGGGCCATCAAGGACGGGGTGTCCCTGCTGGAGGAGCTCGGTGCGCTCGACCCGGCGGAGCCGGACCCGCGCAAGCGGCTGCTGCCCGCCGGCCGGGAGCTGGCCGCGCTGCCGGTGGACCCTCGGATGGCGCGGATGCTGCTGCAGGCCCACCGCGAGGGCTGCCTGGCCGAGGCGCTGGTCATCGTGGCGGCGCTGTCCATCCAGGACCCGCGCGAGCGGCCGGTGGAGCACCAGCAGGCCGCCGACGAGCGGCACGCCCGGTTCAACGACCCCACCTCGGACTTCCTGGCGTACGTGAACCTGTGGAACCACCTGCGCGAGCAGCGGGACACCCTGAGCAGCAACCAGTTCCGCAAGCAGTGCAAGACCGACTTCCTGCACTGGCTGCGCATCCGGGAGTGGCAGGACCTGCACGGACAGCTGCGCAGCATCACCCGCGGGCTCGGCTGGACCGTCAACCCCTCCCCCGCCGCACCGGACACCGTCCACAAGGCGCTGCTGGCCGGGCTGCTCAGCCACCTCGGGCTGAAGGAGGGCGAGACCCGCGAGATGCAGGGTGCCCGCGGGGCGAAGTTCGTGGTGTGGCCCGGGTCGTCGCTCGCGCGCAAGACCCCGCGCTGGGTGATGGTGGGCGAGCTGGTCGAGACCTCCCGGCTGTGGGGTCGCACCGCCGCGAAGATCGAGCCGGAGTGGGCCGAGGCGCTGGCCGGGCACCTGCTGCGGCGCACGTACTCCGAGCCGCACTGGTCCACCAAGCGGCAGTCGGTGATGGCCTACGAGCGGGTCACCCTCTACGGCATCCCGCTCGTGGCCCAGCGCGCCGTGCAGTACGGGTCGATCGACCGCGAGGTCAGCCGCGAGCTGTTCCTGCGCCACGCCCTGGTGCAGGGCGAGTGGCGGACGAACCACCGCTTCTTCCACGCCAACCGCGCACTGCTGGAGGACGTGGAGGAGCTGGAGAGCCGGGCGCGCCGCCGCGACATCCTCGTCGACGACGAGACGCTGTTCGACTTCTACGACCAGCGCGTGGGCCCGGAGGTCGTCAGCGCCCGCCACTTCGACACGTGGTGGAAGCAGGCCCGCCGCGCCGACCCCGAGCTGCTGACCTTCACCCCCGAGGTGGTCACCAACCCGGCGGCCGCGGCGGTGGTGGACGGCGACTACCCCGACGCGTGGCGCCAGGGTGAGATCGTGCTGCCGCTGACCTACTCCTTCGATCCGGGCTCCGCCGCGTCCGGCCGAGGTGCGGACGGTGTGACCGTGCACGTCCCGGTGGACCTGCTCAACCAGGTCCGGCCGGTCGGGTTCGACTGGCTGGTGCCCGGGATGCGCTCCGAGCTGGTCACCGCGCTCATCAAGAGCCTGCCGAAGGTGCTGCGCCGCAACGTCGTTCCTGCACCCGACTACGCCGCGGCCGTGCTGGCCCGGGTCAGGCCGCGCTCCGGGCCGCTGACGGAGGTGGTCGCGGAGGCACTCTGGTCGCTGAGCGGGCACGAGATCGGGGCGGCCGGATTCGACACCACCGCCCTGCCCGCGCACCTGCGGATGACGTTCCGGGTGCTGGGGCCGGACGGCCAGCAGGGCGGCGCGGGGCGCGTGCTCGGCGAGGGCAAGGACCTGGAGGCGCTACGCCGGGAGCTGCAGCCCCGGGTGCGCACCGCCGTCAGCCAGGCCGTCCAGGGCGTGGAGCGCGCCGGGCTCACCGCCTGGACGGTGGGCGAGCTTCCGCGGACGGTGGAGCACGCGGTGGGCGGCCGCACGGTGCGCGGGTACCCGGCCCTGGTCGACGACGGCGAGACCGTCGCGGTGCGGGTGCTCCCGTCGGCGGCCGAGCAGCGCCGGGCGATGGCCGCGGGCCTGCGACGGATGCTGCTGCTGGGGGTGGGCTCGCCGAACAAGGCCGTGGTGGGCGGGATGAGCAACGCCGCCAAGCTGGCGCTGAGCCAGAACCCGCACGGCTCGGTCGCCGCGCTGCTGGAGGACTGCACCTCCGCAGCGCTGGACGCGATCGTCGCCGAGGCGGGTGGGCCGGTGTGGTCGGGCGAGGGCTTCGCCGCCCTGCAGACCCGGGTGCGCACGCAGCTGCCGGCCCGGACCTCGGCCGTGCTCGCGGCCGTGCGTCCGGTGCTGGAGGCGGCGCAGGCGGTGCGGCTCGCCCTGGCCGGGGTGAGGGGCGAGCCGGCGGACGACGTGGGCGCGCAGCTCGCCGCGCTCGTGCACCCGGGGTTCGTCGTGGAGACCGGGCAGGCCCGCCTGGTCGACGTGGTGCGCTACCTGAAGGGTGCGCAGCGCCGGCTTGAGTCCCTGCCCGGCAGCGCCCCGCGGGACCGGGCGGGAATGGTGGTGCTGGGCCGGGTGCAGGCCGAGCTCACCGCGCTGGTCGCCGCACTGCCCCCCGAGCGCCGTGACGACCCGGACGTGCTCGAGCTCGGGTGGATGGAGCAGGAGCTGCGGATCAGCCTGTTCGCCCAGACACTGCGCACGCCCTACCCGATCAGCGAGCAGCGGATCTACAAGGCGCTCGACGTGGTGCCCCGCTAG